From Pararhodobacter zhoushanensis, the proteins below share one genomic window:
- a CDS encoding HWE histidine kinase domain-containing protein: MMPSTPVDLTNCDREPIHQLGRVQAYGALVAVSSDWIVQHASANLPDILGVEVEQALGAPLTALIVSDGFARIRETLRSVQTPDGVVRLFGVVMRANGRAFDVSIHQSGTHLIVEFEPKRAASGRDVMTEVYPQIAAVRRNGSLRMLAMDAARGLQALSGFDSVMVYQFQPDHSGKVIAEIRSDGRQKYDGMMFPASDIPVQARALYQRSLLRLIADVSDTGSPIHPGIDLSGRPLDLSLAVTRAVSPIHIEYLTNMGVQASMSVSIMKEGKLWGLFACHHHSPRYIDYERRTAIEMFGHIFSYELTSFEDRARKEAEQQTGRLQTLLMSHMADGRALSESLLFASEDIRGVIPHDGLALIEDGTYSATGTALSEEEARALARFLDRSIGSGVFASECLGKVHDTARDYQDRVAGILAIPISKRPRDYLLLSRRPVLETIDWAGDPSKPVSIGPNGVRLTPRKSFDVWRETAQGRSAPWSGQQIHAAEILRTVLLEIFLKITEATSLERKRAQEQQELLISELNHRVRNILNLMRGLLAQSRSSARTLEEFTDNLDGRIQALARAHDQLTAEHWEPSSLISLISCEFAAYADDKTERVHITGPDAMITPRAYTTMALVLHEMATNSMKYGALCDQSGRLQITLRSDSSGGLLIDWVERGGPPVSPPKRRGFGSTIIENSIPHELRGDAQISYRMSGVEAQFRLPPTAITEIRSTDAAPAAPRRSNLRASPASRARRWCLRIR; this comes from the coding sequence ATGATGCCTTCCACCCCTGTCGATCTGACCAACTGTGACCGCGAACCGATCCACCAGCTGGGCCGTGTGCAAGCCTATGGCGCGCTGGTGGCTGTCTCGTCCGACTGGATCGTGCAGCATGCCTCGGCCAACCTGCCCGATATTCTGGGGGTAGAGGTCGAGCAGGCGCTCGGCGCGCCCCTGACCGCGCTGATCGTGTCCGACGGGTTCGCCCGCATCCGCGAGACGCTGCGCAGCGTGCAGACCCCCGATGGCGTGGTGCGGCTGTTTGGCGTGGTGATGCGCGCCAACGGGCGGGCGTTTGACGTGTCGATCCACCAATCCGGCACGCATCTGATCGTCGAGTTCGAGCCCAAGCGTGCCGCCAGCGGGCGCGACGTGATGACCGAGGTGTATCCCCAGATCGCTGCCGTGCGCCGCAATGGCAGCCTGCGCATGCTGGCGATGGACGCGGCGCGCGGATTGCAGGCGCTGTCGGGCTTTGACAGCGTGATGGTCTATCAGTTCCAGCCCGATCATTCGGGCAAGGTCATCGCCGAAATCCGCTCGGACGGGCGGCAGAAATACGACGGGATGATGTTCCCGGCCTCGGACATTCCGGTGCAGGCCCGCGCGCTCTATCAACGCTCGCTCTTGCGGCTGATCGCCGATGTCAGCGACACCGGCAGCCCGATCCATCCGGGCATTGACCTGTCGGGCCGTCCGCTGGACCTGTCGCTGGCCGTGACCCGCGCGGTATCGCCGATCCATATCGAATATCTGACCAACATGGGCGTTCAGGCCTCGATGTCGGTGTCGATCATGAAAGAGGGCAAGCTGTGGGGCCTGTTTGCCTGCCACCACCACAGCCCGCGCTATATCGACTACGAGCGCCGCACCGCGATCGAGATGTTCGGGCATATCTTCTCGTATGAGCTGACCAGCTTCGAAGACCGCGCCCGCAAGGAAGCCGAGCAACAGACCGGCCGCCTGCAGACCCTGTTGATGAGCCATATGGCCGATGGCCGCGCGCTGTCGGAAAGCCTGCTGTTTGCGTCCGAGGATATTCGCGGCGTCATCCCGCATGACGGCCTCGCGCTGATCGAAGATGGCACCTACAGCGCCACCGGCACCGCACTCAGCGAAGAAGAAGCCCGCGCGCTGGCCCGGTTTCTGGACCGCTCCATCGGCTCGGGCGTGTTCGCCAGCGAGTGTCTGGGCAAGGTGCATGACACGGCGCGCGATTATCAGGACCGGGTCGCGGGCATTCTGGCGATTCCGATCTCCAAGCGCCCGCGCGACTATCTGCTGCTCTCGCGCCGCCCGGTGCTCGAGACGATCGATTGGGCAGGCGATCCGTCCAAGCCGGTCAGCATCGGCCCCAACGGCGTGCGCCTGACCCCGCGCAAAAGCTTCGATGTGTGGCGCGAAACGGCTCAGGGGCGCAGCGCGCCGTGGTCCGGTCAGCAGATCCACGCGGCGGAAATCCTGCGCACGGTGCTGCTGGAGATCTTCCTGAAGATCACCGAGGCCACCAGTCTTGAGCGCAAGCGCGCGCAGGAACAGCAAGAGCTGCTGATTTCCGAGCTGAACCACCGGGTGCGCAACATCCTCAACCTGATGCGCGGCTTGCTGGCCCAGTCGCGCTCGTCGGCGCGCACGCTGGAGGAATTCACCGACAATCTGGACGGTCGCATACAGGCACTGGCCCGCGCGCATGACCAGCTGACCGCCGAGCATTGGGAGCCCAGCTCGCTGATCTCGCTGATCTCCTGCGAATTTGCCGCCTATGCCGACGACAAGACCGAGCGCGTGCACATCACCGGCCCCGACGCGATGATCACCCCGCGTGCCTATACGACGATGGCGCTGGTGCTGCATGAGATGGCGACCAACTCGATGAAATACGGCGCGCTCTGCGACCAGTCGGGCCGCCTCCAGATCACGCTGCGTAGCGACAGCTCGGGCGGGCTGCTCATCGATTGGGTCGAGCGCGGCGGCCCGCCGGTATCGCCCCCCAAACGGCGCGGCTTTGGCTCCACGATCATCGAGAATTCCATCCCGCACGAGCTGCGCGGCGATGCACAGATTTCCTACCGGATGTCAGGGGTCGAGGCACAGTTCCGCCTGCCGCCCACCGCGATCACCGAAATCCGCAGCACCGATGCCGCACCAGCCGCCCCCCGGCGCTCGAACCTGCGCGCAAGTCCGGCATCGCGGGCAAGGCGCTGGTGCTTGAGGATACGCTGA
- a CDS encoding heme oxygenase-like domain-containing protein, with amino-acid sequence MTRLSFRHELRQQTQAQHVATEHDLARFTASPIGHLPWFLATQRAGLWAVFCSVDPAALICTPVLHDLIARLDADLAATGTTAHPAQPLRGLDPLAVDYLILGSRLGTEVLRRQIFADQPPSALPAYFQLSPQPDLWRAHCAALDVIDPASARAATIIADTNTAFSLFQQAARRQDTPEKVAAL; translated from the coding sequence TTGACACGTCTCTCTTTTCGACACGAGCTGCGTCAGCAGACGCAGGCCCAGCACGTGGCCACCGAGCATGACCTCGCCCGTTTCACCGCCTCTCCCATCGGGCACCTGCCGTGGTTTCTGGCGACCCAGCGCGCCGGGTTGTGGGCGGTCTTTTGCAGTGTTGACCCTGCGGCGCTGATCTGCACGCCCGTGTTGCACGATCTGATCGCCCGCCTCGATGCTGATCTCGCGGCCACCGGAACAACTGCGCACCCCGCGCAGCCCTTGCGGGGGCTGGACCCGCTGGCGGTCGATTACCTGATCCTCGGCTCGCGGCTGGGCACCGAGGTGCTGCGCCGCCAGATCTTTGCCGATCAGCCGCCCAGCGCCCTCCCGGCCTATTTCCAGCTGTCGCCGCAGCCCGACCTATGGCGCGCGCATTGCGCGGCGCTTGACGTCATCGACCCGGCCTCGGCCCGCGCGGCGACGATCATCGCCGATACCAACACCGCTTTCTCGCTGTTCCAGCAGGCCGCTCGCCGGCAAGACACCCCTGAAAAAGTTGCTGCATTATGA